Proteins encoded together in one Perognathus longimembris pacificus isolate PPM17 chromosome 8, ASM2315922v1, whole genome shotgun sequence window:
- the Snrpg gene encoding small nuclear ribonucleoprotein G: MSKAHPPELKKFMDKKLSLKLNGGRHVQGILRGFDPFMNLVIDECVEMATSGQQNNIGMVVIRGNSIIMLEALERV, translated from the exons ATGAGCAAAGCTCACCCTCCCGAGCTAAAAAA atttatGGATAAGAAGCTATCTT TAAAATTAAATGGTGGCAGACATGTCCAAGGAATATTGCGTGGATTTGATCCATTTATGAATCTGGTGATAGATGAATGTGTGGAGATGGCTACTAGTGGGCAACAGAACAACATTGGAATGGTG GTTATACGAGGAAATAGTATCATCATGTTAGAAGCCTTGGAACGAGTTTAA
- the Fam136a gene encoding protein FAM136A, producing MAEVQQLRVQEAVDSMVKSVERENIRKMQGLMFRCSATCCEDSQASMQQVHQCIERCHAPLAQAQALVTSELEKFQDRLARCTMHCNDKAKDSIDAGNKELQVKRQLDSCVTKCVDDHMHLIPTMTKKMKESLSSIGK from the exons ATGGCGGAGGTGCAGCAGCTCCGGGTGCAGGAGGCGGTGGACTCCATGGTGAAGAgtgtggagagagagaacatCCGGAAGATGCAG ggcctcatgttccgGTGCAGCGCCACCTGCTGTGAAGATAGCCAGGCGTCCATGCAACAGGTGCACCAGTGCATAGAGCGCTGCCATGCACCTCTGGCTCAAGCACAGGCCTTGGTGACCAGTGAACTGGAAAAGTTCCAG GACCGCCTGGCTCGATGCACCATGCATTGTAATGACAAAGCCAAAGATTCAATAGATGCAGGGAATAAGGAGCTTCAAGTGAAACGGCAGCTGGACAGTTGTGTGACCAAGTGTGTGGATGACCACATGCACCTCATCCCAACTATGACCAAGAAGATGAAGGAGTCTCTCTCATCCATTGGAAAATAA